The Manihot esculenta cultivar AM560-2 chromosome 8, M.esculenta_v8, whole genome shotgun sequence genomic interval AAAGATTCTTGTCCCATGTTCTAGGTTTCAAACCCTGCACCTCATTTGAGGTCTACTTTTGTTCTTTGATGCTCAACGGGACTTCCTATAAAGTTTCTCACCTCCGCTCATGAACAATTTTtttctacaaaaaaaaaaaaaagaaaaattcatgcCGCTTAGCTTCCAGTTGGCATCAACTTTTCACAAATAATTATACCATGTTCTTCTGTTTTCATCTTTAGAAACTGATTGGTGATTGAATGAagcatgttctagttgtttacCTGTCAGCAAAGACTAAACAGCTTCTCTTTCTCATTTTTCAAAAATCTAAAGAATTTCTGTGATGTTTGCTTTCCTCCATAGCTTTCcctttttttattatgaataaaatataaaataaaaagcatTAACTTAACTTCAAAGCTACGTTGGAATTGAATTGTGAAATTGCAAGTGTAAATCTTTGTCTGAATCAAACAAAcacaataatattaattatctttTGGAACATATTCTTACCTCTCCTTCCAACTATCCCCAGATTACTACGCCAAccaattccttttttttctttctttctttttttatatatataaaaaaaaatctcaaataaaGGGGTATGAAAATAATCCAATGCCCTTTTTCCATCTTCCAGTTAGGTAGGAGGGTCCATAACCATCAAAATCAATCATCATCAATTTTTCCTATATCTCTCATGCACAACTAATGATAAGCCTTAGTGGCTGCAGGAATGCTTTCTCAAATTTAGTCATACATTTAATGATTTCAATAATAAGTGTTTTTTGAATTTTAGAGATAAATCATATGTGTCAATACTATTATTAGCTTTTATTAGGCAGCCCAAAAATGATTTTAAGTCTTGGAAAAACAATGGgggattttttattttgtcagTTTTAGTATATTTAACATTTAATTTGCTAAAATACTCTCAtcaaagcaaataattttagaaatgctttggtttgttattttaaaataaagacatatatattatcaaataataaaatttagagataacatagtaatttatttgaaattttatcttttatttaatttatttaaatcataaaatatttacaaatatatatatatatataaatagatgaaataattaatgcattaaattaaatttttaaaatttttgataataaatttgtagatattAAAAGGCAATTTCTATTTGACCATCactaatttaaactatttagtaaaaaattatcaataaaaaaattcatatataacACCAAAACAAAATATTCATTTTGTCCCATGAAAAATAGACTTAATTATAGTCACACGGttttaaaaaaagtattaatataattttaacaataaattCTGTTATTCTTTCTAATATAATATTCATTATGTTCCTCTATTAAAATTGagtaattcattttattaaattattcttaaaattaataaatattatattttatgaattaatgaaaaaaataaattaaaaattatttataattttatatatataacaaaataaatacatatttaacatatcattattttttatatagtaaACAATCCTATATCATCATTaatattgaaaaagaaaatctgTCACATCACCATTGCTAATACTATGGGCATTCAAGGGCATTTCTGCAAATTcaactttgttttttttttttttttttctcaatttttaataaactttgTACTTATTTGGATCATGAGACATCATTGTCAACAAAGGAATATGACTAATTCACACACGTGTTGCTATAATTGATTGATGAATTTGTCTTTGTTTCAACATAAATTGATTACCTTGTCTTTtaagttaatatatatatatatatatatatatatatatatttattatttttttctctttattgtAATTCAACTCTCCTTTAAGatacattctttttttttaaattctttacatcatatattataaaaaaattaaaaatcatgtacaattacaaaaaattatttttataaaataaattaatttaaataagtctATTgggtaaaattttgaaatttgaatatataaaatattaaactaaatgggaaaattttgaaatttataacTTGTGGACAATCATTaaagtataaaatataaaattatgaaaaaaaatttgtaaataaaaaataataatttaataacttaATTGATATGATAAATTGTGAAAGaaaataagtaattttttttattattttatataaattgtgAATAAGGAGTTTTTAATTATAGCATTCAGACTCATCATTTACCATTAAACTAAAACTGAACATATGGAATATAGTAAACGTTCTCTCGCGGGTCATGAAAggactttgattttttttttttcaaaaagaaatttttatttttttaatttaatataataaattattcaagTTTTagtgaaataatataattaaatactatattaaaactaaaataaaaaatatacactttaactataatatattatttttatagtaataagaataatatttaagttatttgaaaataaaaatatttatatatcttTCAATTCTATAatctttgttattttatttttgcacACGTTTTTAAaggttaatttttataattttttattatatttattttaaaaatattaaatattaaatttttttatatatttattttaaaaaataataattaattaaaattattttaaaaacaaaataaaattataataatagtgttattataatttaaaaaagtataaataaaaattatcagaAAGACAGATGaaatattataaagaaaatatttatgagataataaaaacaaaaagtaGCGCGTCAGTATCGAACAACACAGAcagattttataaatatttttgttataactacggaattttttgaaattaagaattaaaatatattcattTCTACCGAGTGAATTCCGAGTGGGAGATGAAGTTTGATGCAGAGGGACCACAGTGTTCACACACACATAGTAACTAGATTTTCTTCTTAtaatttacattaattttattttaaaataataatatttattattattattattattatgcagTATAAAGGAGTTTGATAAGATATTAATGGTTTGAAACATTATATGCTATTACCtgggaggaggaggaagaggaagaaggagaaggagagatGAGTGGTGGAGGAAGTGAAGAGGGAGATTCATTAGAATTCACACCCACTTGGGTTGTTGCTGCTGTGTGCACTGTGATTGTTGCCATTTCTTTAGCTGCTGAAAGATTTCTCCATTATGGGGGCAAATATCTTAAGATGAAGAACCAGAAACCCCTCTTTGAAGCCCTCCAAAAAGTTAAAGAAGGTTTCTTTTCTCTAACCCTCTATCTCTTCAGCCTCTTTTTGCtaatctttttaatttcataatatgGAAATTTTCTGggtcttttctctctctctctcgctctgtgaatgtgtgtgtgtgtgtctgTCTGTTTGTTTGCTATGAAAGTGTTGCTATGTGTTAGATTCTTACTTGGCTGTTTTGATTTTGCAGAGTTGATGCTTCTGGGTTTCATATCTTTGTTATTGACAGTGTCTCAGGGCACAATCTCTAAAATCTGTGTACCTGAGCATGTGATTACTAATATGCTTCCTTGTGATCTCTccgaaaaaagaaaaggaggagAAGAATCTAATACTACAGCTACAACCGAACATTTTCAGAGGTTCTTTACTACTGGCATTTCTGGCACTGCCAGGCGCCTACTGGCTGAATCCACTGAGTCCCAGATTGGTTACTGTGCGAAGAAGGTACTAAATTACCGTTTGATGCTGTTGTTAttgcaattttttaatttagcaCAAGTTTAATGATGTCTTCTGCAGTTGTTCGAAGAAAGTTGCCGACAGGCAAACTAATCATTTTATTAACAGTATTTgcattcaaaagaaaaaaaggagggGCAAAACAATGATCCTTCCAGACTTCAGTCATACATTTGTGGATTATGCTGTTTAATTTTAACCATATAAGCCTAATATCCTAGTCTTATCATCATTCAATTGAATAATTTTGGTAGATTGCAGTTGTAATACTATCCTAATCTTATCGTCATTCAATTGAATAATTTTGGTTCATTTCAGTTGTGATACTTTCCATCATATTCCTTTTTCTGACTATTACCATTTTTGGTTGGTAGGATAATGGTAATGACTGACATCTTTTCGTTTGTTGGATTGGATTTTCTCAATgagattataaaataaatgatatgTTCGCAAAAAAAGAAGACAACCATTTATTCAATGCATTCTTGAACTACCTCATTGAGTTCCTAACAGGTCTAATCTAACCTTGttgaaaacatttttaataaTCTTGTTAATGTCGGTTGCATTTAATACATAATAGCTCTATTGTGACTTGTGATATCACTTCGCATATTTCCAATTTAGAAATTTGATCCCTTCTTCCacttctaaaaataaaagatgaagAATATGAGAatggaaaagaaaggaaaatgaTCAGTTGCTTTTTTCACATTATTCTGCAACATTGGTGATGGAACACTGGTTTTGGAGTTAATGCTCTGTTGATGTTTTGAATTTCTGTAGCTGcacaaataaatttgaattatgcACTTCTATAATTCTTTCTGCTTTTGCCCCTATTTCTTCAGGGTAAGGTGCCATTGTTATCTATAGAAGCACTACACCATCTACACATCTTTATCTTTGTCCTAGCCATTGTCCATGTCACTTTCAGTGTACTCACAATTGTGTTTGGAGGGGCAAGGGTGAGCATCTGACACAATTCTCTATATATGTTCTCTTCAATTTCTGAAGTATTCACAAGgattcattttattttgatttagatTCGTCAATGGCAACATTGGGAGAATTCAATTGCAAAAGATCGATATGATACAGATGAACGTAAGAATTTTTGGCATTAAATTACTTACCTTTGTGTTTCATGTACTTTATATTCAGCAGATGCTTGTATGGATGTTGTCTGGTTATACCTtcaaaattgttattattagcATTCCCAATCTTCGATGAAAGCTGTGGGATTCAAGTTGTTCGAACAAAGCCTTATTTTGGATTTAACTTTGCGATTGAACTTGCAAAATGAGATATTGTCTCATTCTTAATTCCTTGGAAAGACATTGTGTAGGTTTATTTTTATGCTCATTGTGACTATTCTATACTGTGGCTGTGCAGTTCTTAAAAAGAAGGTCACCCATGTCCATCAACATACATTTATCCAGGAGCATTTTCTGGGCATTGGTAAAGAATCAGCTCTGCTGGGGTGGGTGGTAAGCtatattcttatttatcttcTATACTTTttcagacttttttttttttgaaattcagAAAGATTATTTTTAAATGCACTATTTCTTTATGTCATATGTGAGAATCTTATCATCTTTCTTTGTTCTACACCCTTTGTCATTTGAGAGACATGATATTACTTGGTTCAGTAATCACCTTGGCAtggtcatatatatatataagttttgGAGGAATGAATCAGGAAGATGTTTAATCTCACTAAGCCTTTTAAACATAGTCTAGTCTTAGGTTCTTGGGGGCTGCCTCAACCATCAAAATGACTTCTTTGTCAATAGAGTCCTTTTCTGGGCCTTTGTCTCTGCTCCAACAACCATCTCATTCTCATTGCCTTCATGGTACCCATAGGTAGTGTTTGGAAACATGGGTTTGTTAGCATGTGAAATTATCCTCTTTATCTTATGCTGTTAAGTTTAGAGTTTGATCCACTTGTTTTGGAGTTTTGGGGAAGGACAATATTTGATGGGAAGGAATGCATTTAGACCTCATTTGGGCTGAGGTTGAAAGGCCAAACCAGTGCTTTTTGGACAAAAGCGCCATTTTTGATATCAAATTTAACTTTAAATCAATTCTAATACCCTTTAATAGCAATGCCAAACAACCTATTAGTGGTGAAATTGCAAGGGTTCAAATGGCTATGTTTTCAGTTTGATGAGATGGGTTTGTTAGCGAATAAAACATATTCTTGAACCATCATTCACATGTTTGAATGGTTCATTAATTATGAAAGTGGAAAGCCTTTATCAAAAAGGGAGTTCAAAATCTAGTTGTCCATCCTTAATCTGCCTAATGTGATCTTGACTGGAGTTTCTAGACTTTTGCGCTGAGAGGTGCACTTATAAAATTTACATCTCTGTGTAACCTGCAGAAAGCGTGTGTTTACAATAGAATCTGTTCTTAGATCCCCACATGCAAGTTTGAACTTCTAGAGAGAGATTCATCACTGAAGTTTACCCTATCTAGTAACTTGAGCTGAGGGTATGTCTAGGAACAAACCATATTCTTTGGTCCTCAAGTACATGCATGGATTTGGTTGAGAGATTCATTCTTATTTCTTAGCTTGTATCTGTTCTAAGGATGTAATATAACAATTTATATATCATtgctatttattttttcatgatCTACAATTGTATAAACAAAACCTATATAAGAGCACGTCAAGAAATGATATTAATTGACAGCTACTTTTTTGGTACCTGCAAATTGATATGATTCTATTagtttttgtttgtttgtttcttATTCATATTTTTAACGTCTTGTTTGTTTCTGCAGCATTCCTTTTTCAAACAATTCTATGCATGTGTAACAAAATCAGATTACGTAACTCTGCGACTCGGTTTCATCACGGTAAATTTGAAGATTTCTCTCAGATATTTATCTTGTTTATTATTGTGTTGCATATGAATGGATGTTTATCTGCCCATTATTTCTTGTGGTGTAGACACATTGCAGAGGAAATCCCAAATTTAATTTTCACAGATACATGGTGCGTGCCCTTGAAGATGACTTTAAGACAGTTGTTGGTATAAGGCAAGTGCTAATACCTTTGTGTTGTTTTGACTTCAGAGTTTTTACGGCCTGTAATGTATATTCCTCCAATTAGTTAACTTGAAATTGTTGTTGATTTATTCACTGATCTCCTCAATTCACCTAATTTTGTTGGTTGCAGTTGGTATCTTTGGATATTTGTGGTTGTCTTCTTATTGCTGAATGTTAATGGTAGGCATGCTTCTCCATTGATTAGTTCATTGATTTCATAACTTATTGCAGACTTGCAAGTAAGATGGTCCTATAACATTGAACATAAGAGTTAATAtggtattataaattttaagttaaaaagggATGTGAAATAAGGTTTGGCTGGTAGAGTTAATTTCATATTCTGATAATGTTTTGACAATATTTGAGTTCATCATAGAGGTTTAAATAAGTCAAAGTATGTATTACAATGTATGACTTGGGTGGCTTGCAAACATAAAAATAGTTaccatatttaaataaataatttataaataaaaaaaatctagaaATCTTTAACATTAAGGTGGACTCGGTGTTTGACAAAGTTGAATGGCGACAAAGGATCCAATCCCAACTTGTTTGGGATTAAAGTTTAGTTGTTGTCATTGTTATATGACTCAAGCTTGAGATCAAGCTCTAATTGAGATTGTTATAGATATGTACAGTTGTAGATTAGCTTAATAAATAGCATGATTATAGGATTAATGGTAGAAGCATATCTTCTCTTAATTGTAGAATATTTCCGTACTCAAGAACCTTGTAATCTATATATGTGCAACAATCATTCAGAGAAAGAGACAGAAAAGTTGAGAAACCTTCAGTTTTTACaaagatatataaaaaaaatttgccTAAATTTTAGTGGTGATTGAGCTCCAGCTCGAGTATTTTGAGTATCCCATTGAGTTCAGTTCAAGCATGCTTATAAATTTGATTGAGCTTGAGTTGGACTTGTACTTTTTATGGATTATCGACTATGCTTACTGTTTTCTTTATGATTTTTTTCATTGTCTAACTTGCTGTCATGGTATATGTCGCGGCTAGATTTCACTTCTAATTGTAAGTTGTCTCCTTTGTGCAGGTTGGCATACATATTTCTGGATAGCCTTCATTCCTTTCATTGTCAGTTGACTTCTATCACACCTAAATATGCTTTCTCTTTTTGATCGAAGTTGCCTATTATCGTGTTAACTGGAATCATGCACTGTTATAGTCCTTTAATAAGGCCAAAATCACAAAAACTATTGTAACAAGTTACTTTGGCTTGTTGCTATAAAATATGCAAAGTCTTGGGTTGATAACTTCAAAGGCATTGCTCAATAGTTGTGACGTAATCAATGTTTACCTTTCATGGAAGTAAATCTGCCCCATCCCACTCCCCCTCCCGTCAAAAGATAAAAGGGTTAACCTTCACCATTTTGGTGGATAAGTTAGTGTAATTGGAAATTTAAATCTGCTGTGTACATGTTTACTTGTTTCTTACCATTATGCATGCATAGCTCAGATGTGGTATATATTGATACATATATATATCAGACAAGTTGGATATTTCAGGATAAGAactaaattttgattaaagatCTTTCCTTTCATTTGTGCCAAGTTTCACTTGCATTTTGGTTTTCCAGCTTCTACTTGCTGTGGGAACCAAGCTGGAGCATGTAATCACCCAGTTGGCTCGTGATGTTGCTGAGAAACATGTAGCCATAGAAGGGGACTTAGTAGTTAAACCATCAGATGAACATTTTTGGTTCAACCGACCTGATATCGTCCTGTTCTTGATCCATTTCATCCTCTTCCAAAATGCTTTTGAGATTGCATTTTTCTTCTGGATATGGGTAAGCTGGTTGTTTGTGGTGTGCTTTCTAGGACTTGTTAAGATAACACGACATCATGCTGGCTTTACACCTCTGTAGGTTCAATATGGCTTTGACTCGTGCATAATGGGACAAGTCCGGTACATTGTCCCCAGGCTAATTATTGGGTAATAACCttattacattattttttcAGACTCCTAGTAGATTTTAGTTGAGAACTGCTCTCTAGTATTTGAGAAATTTCATGAATATACGATGATGCTATattttcatttccttttcatttaggGTTATCATTCAGGTACTCTGCAGTTACAGCACCCTTCCACTTTATGCCATTGTCACACAGGTTGGTAAAGCTGCTTTAACTTTCAGATATTAACAGTTTATTCTATCATGCAACTGTCAATCATaacccttttttctttttggaaaTGAAACGAAGATGGGAAGTTCTTACAAGAAAGCAATATTCGAGGAGCACGTCCAAGCTGGCCTTGTTGGTTGGGCCGAGAAGGTGAAGAGAAAGAAAGGCCTaaaagcagcagcagcagcagcagcagcaaaaGAAGGACCTAACCAGTCAAGTTCTCATGACAGTTCTCTGGGAATTCAACTTGGAAGAATCGGGCGTAACGGCTCTGCTCCTCAGGAGATCCAACCTTCAGCTGGTTCTGAGGGACAAACATAGCTAGTTTATTTACAGCATCAGTCAGTAGTAATATGCAGTCTCCATAGAATTGTCCGGTAGGCCGTAAATCTGTTTATAAGCATTGCGTATTAAGCTTTGTGTGCTTTGGCTCTTGGCCATAGATGAGTGTATTATGGAGCATAGCATAGGTTTAATTGCAGGCTGAATCTAATTTCTTCCCTATTGTGAAAGGGATTGGGATTTCTACCTGTAATCATAACTTGCTTGTACTTGTTTATAGTGTGATGAAGCcaaatttctaatgcaaatttaaaaaaaataaacttttttgTTTCTGTTATTTGGATTGTGCAATTGagctaataaatgaaaatatatatttctaatttattttacatatttgaattttttgtgTTTTTATGTGAAATGCAGAAAATggatttttttagttatttatataaattaatttttaaacttactgtctaaaataaatttatttataatagaagcaaattgatttaaaattaaaaaaaaaattaatgaatattataaaatattgaaataaaatttgagtTCAAATTAATTGACAAAAGAACGTCTGccccatatatattaaaaattagtaaacTTTAAAATCCAATATATACTTAGTTTTGCAATTTTTTgtagtttattttataatttagataattcataataataataataataattattattattattattgaacaAGCGTGAAATGTCAAAGTcctttatttcattaaaattaacttaaaaactctcttttgacaaaaaaaaaatcaaaaattaaaaataattaaagtattatggtaaaaaaaatctcaattaaaatatttatataaatataaagtatcgaatttaaatttttcttgCAAAAAAAGTCAAACTCCTTTTcaacttaattaaaaaatcaaataatataaataattaaatttacagttaaaaataaaataattaattatattaaattaaaatttaaaaggtgtaatttcatttattatttagttttattattattattgattagttaaatatttttaaaaatttattaaaatatttttattttttccattaataaaatagaaggattatttttattaaaaataaataaaaaataaaaatttttaaaattcaattttattctcaaataaaatctcttatttagtTTTTAGTATTGCTATTatggataaattaattttatattttaagaatttattaaaatatttttattttttttaataataaaaaaaattttactatattttactatatttttatgataaaaatatataaaaattatttagttaatgaaaaaaaaaaaagatactgaattcttaataatattaataaatcatCTCCGATAAAAACTGTGGAATAAATTGTGAAAGAGTCGCAGAAATTATTTAGGATTTATTAacaacataaaccctatcagGATATTGCGACCTGCTGCTTCTCTATTTTACTGCTAAGAACTGAGAGTAGAATTACACTACTTCCAATTTCTGCACATGGAGTAGGATTCGACTTGTATGATTTGATTGCTCGACATTTCAAGCAACCaccaaaatcaaaatcaagATGACCATCCACTCCATTGTAATCCAGAAATTACTCAGCACTAACGCTCATTTGGGCCGCCGCGTCGCCGCCGATCACTTCAAGATCTATACTTACGGAATTCGTAACTCGCAGGCCATAATCGATTCTGATAAAACCCTTATCTGTCTTCGGAATGCTGCTAACTTCATTGCCCATCTAGCTCGTGACAAGAAGGCCCGGTTTCTATTCGTCAATACCAATCCTCTCTTCGATGAGATCGTAGAGCAAATGACTAAGAAAATTGGGCTGTATAGCCCTAGAGATAACATTCTGTGGAGAATGGGCGGTTTTTTGACTAATAGTTTTAGCCCTAAAAAATTTAGGTCGAGAAATAAAAAGGTTAGCCTTGTTCTAGATCAAACAGAGGGAAAACATTTTTTTGTTATTGTTGATTAAAtgggtttttcatttcttatggTGAAGGTTTGTTTTGGTCCAATACAACCGCCGGACTGTGTAGTTGTGTTGGACACAGAGAGGAAAAGTTCGGTGATTTTGGAGGCTGATAGGCTTCAGGTTCCAATTGTGGCTCTGGTAGATTCCAGTATGCCATGGGAGTTCTATAAGAAGATTGCGTATCCTATTCCTGCCAATGATTCAGTTCAATTTGTGTACTTGTTTTGCAATATGATTACCAAGACATTCTTGCTCGAGCAGAAGAAGTTGAAAGCAATGAGAGGAGATGTCGCTGTGGAAGAGCCCGTTGCTTCTAAGAAAGAATCCAGGTAATCCATTCTGTGTAATTATGTTTATTTCAAGAGAAGTTACTGTTTCTGCAAAAGGCTGGAAAATCTATAATCTATCATTTTCagccatttttatttttatttttatctttatttttatttttgagatgattatGAACAAGGAATCATCTACACCTTTCTGTCAAGGTTGGATTCAGGTAACATGTAAGAACGTACTAGTGCCAGTTCTTGAACTGGATTATCCTGATGATAAGGTGGAAGACTGTGACATATACTGATAAAAAGTTACTTGTACATAATTCATCTGTTCTTCTGCTTATTgttggtttttgtttttttctgaAGCAAAGTTTGGAAGTTGTACAAAATTTGTGTTTTTTgatgcaatttgaaattcatgtGGATGAACAATTTCAATGTTTTCTTCGCTTTGTATAATGTGATAATAAATTCTGTATTGAAGGGAGAACGTGAAACAAATTGAGCAAAGTGAGAGTGAGAGCGAGAGCAAAGTCAGCACTCCAATTGAAGAACTGCTAGTTGTTCCTTATCAGAATTTAACTCCTGCTCCTAATGGTAATGAATGTCAACTTGATGTATGGTTCATGTACTTGAGAAAAATGAACTTATTTAGCCTGTATTGCACAACCTCCCTCCACCTGCATTTCCTATTTCACTTGCTAAAAAATATTGTGTCTTTGAATGTAGACATTGTGGAAATTAAGCAGCTTTTGGACAAGCTCGTCGTCGTGAAGTTCAATGGCAGTTTGGGAACCTCGCTTGGGTTTAGTGGCCCCAAGTAAGAATTCATTCTGGCCCTGTATATTTGCCTTTATATGTAACTATATTTAAATTCAGTCTAAATGACACTTAGCTCAAGCCATCCCTCCATTAATATCATTGGATGTCCTAGTACTCTTTTAGCATTagctataaatatatatttgtttGTATATATGGATTCCATTActtattaaacaaaaaaaaaagggaaaaaaagaaagaaatgatTTTTCCTTTACCTGATCTTAGGTCAATATGTGGGCGCACAGCCGCACATGCTCTGGTGGATGTGACTCCTTGCGCACATGTTTAGTGATGTAGTTACTAGTTAGATAGTTGTATGACTTGAGGATTTCACAACTATAAATTATGGAGCTAAGCATTATGGAATTATGAATATAGTTTCTTCTTCAGCCTAATTAAAAGAACTTCTTTACTAGCTAATTTGCAGTGGGGTTTACTCTGTGTGATTGAAAGAATATTTTCTgccataatttttaaatttgtttgcAGCACCTCTTATATAGTGATGCTTAATCTGATAGCTTTCCAGCTACCA includes:
- the LOC110621153 gene encoding MLO-like protein 1, yielding MSGGGSEEGDSLEFTPTWVVAAVCTVIVAISLAAERFLHYGGKYLKMKNQKPLFEALQKVKEELMLLGFISLLLTVSQGTISKICVPEHVITNMLPCDLSEKRKGGEESNTTATTEHFQRFFTTGISGTARRLLAESTESQIGYCAKKGKVPLLSIEALHHLHIFIFVLAIVHVTFSVLTIVFGGARIRQWQHWENSIAKDRYDTDELLKKKVTHVHQHTFIQEHFLGIGKESALLGWVHSFFKQFYACVTKSDYVTLRLGFITTHCRGNPKFNFHRYMVRALEDDFKTVVGISWYLWIFVVVFLLLNVNGWHTYFWIAFIPFILLLAVGTKLEHVITQLARDVAEKHVAIEGDLVVKPSDEHFWFNRPDIVLFLIHFILFQNAFEIAFFFWIWVQYGFDSCIMGQVRYIVPRLIIGVIIQVLCSYSTLPLYAIVTQMGSSYKKAIFEEHVQAGLVGWAEKVKRKKGLKAAAAAAAAKEGPNQSSSHDSSLGIQLGRIGRNGSAPQEIQPSAGSEGQT